A genomic stretch from Patagioenas fasciata isolate bPatFas1 chromosome 10, bPatFas1.hap1, whole genome shotgun sequence includes:
- the TCTA gene encoding T-cell leukemia translocation-altered gene protein — MAAVAGWQAPWRALGALGRELAAEWAAQDVRAALCQLLLLWLGLSLLGVRLAWRAYGGAVAALCYRTGPAARRSPDTGLGPGTASGPGPAPARPRAHSLSPAGPAGRNGAAERHCPPREGSTVEPAKTHRE, encoded by the exons ATGGCGGCGGTAGCGGGCTGGCAAGCGCCGTGGCGGGCGCTGGGCGCGCTGGGCCGGGAGCTGGCGGCCGAGTGGGCGGCGCAGGACGTGCGGGCCGCGTtgtgccagctgctgctgctctggctggGCCTCAGTCTGCTGGGCGTCCGCCTGGCCTGGCGCGCCTACGGCGGCGCGGTGGCCGCGCTCTGCTACCGgacgggccccgccgcccgccgatCCCCCGACACCGGCCTGGGCCCCGGCACCGcctccgggcccggccccgcgcccgctcGGCCCCGCGCACACTCCCTGTCCCCCGCCGGCCCGGCCGGACGCAACGGCGCCGCCGAGCGGCACTGCCCGCCCCG GGAGGGCTCGACAGTGGAGCCGGCGAAGACGCACCGGGAGTGA